In one Elephas maximus indicus isolate mEleMax1 chromosome 9, mEleMax1 primary haplotype, whole genome shotgun sequence genomic region, the following are encoded:
- the IFNE gene encoding interferon epsilon: MINKYFFETVVVLLSSSMIFSLELKLVHFQQIMNRESLKLLNTLWSSSIQQCLPHRENFALPQKSMNPHQYHKGHAVAILHEMLQQIFNLFRTNLVLGSWEERHMEKFLIELYEQLEHLEAALVGLEAEQKSGTLGTENLRLQVKMYFQRIHNYLENQKYSSCAWTIVRVEIIRCLFFVFRLTGKLSQYRMDP, encoded by the coding sequence ATGATTAACAAGTATTTCTTTGAGACTGTGGTGGTCCTGCTGTCCTCGTCCATGATCTTCTCCCTAGAACTGAAATTAGTTCACTTCCAACAAATAATGAACAGAGAGAGTTTAAAACTCTTGAATACATTGTGGAGCTCTTCGATTCAGCAGTGTCTACCACATAGGGAAAACTTTGCACTTCCCCAGAAGTCTATGAatcctcaccagtaccataaaGGACACGCAGTGGCCATTCTCCATGAGATGCTCCAGCAGATCTTCAACCTCTTCAGGACAAATCTTGTTCTGGGCAGTTGGGAGGAAAGACACATGGAGAAATTCCTCATTGAACTTTATGAACAGCTGGAACATCTAGAGGCAGCACTCGTGGGACTGGAAGCAGAACAAAAGAGTGGCACCTTGGGTACGGAGAACCTTAGATTACAGGTTAAAATGTACTTTCAAAGGATCCATAACTACCTGGAAAACCAGAAATACAGCAGCTGTGCCTGGACCATTGTCCGAGTAGAAATCATTCGGTgcctgttctttgtttttaggctcACAGGAAAGCTGAGCCAATACAGAATGGACCCTTGA